TTTAATAACAATAGGCAAAACAAAATGGGCCAATTATGGGCTAAAATGAGAGCTAACAAATAGCTGAAATGAGGCCTAGTATGAGACTTAAATGAGCCTGAGTTTTCAATAATATCAAAATGGTTGAGGAAATCACGCCAACAAAAGGCCACAATGAGAGCCAATAAAGGGCTGAACTGAAGCCTAATATGGACCTTAAACAAGCCTGGGTTTTAAAGAATATCACATAGGCTGAAAAATGAGCCTACAATGTGTCAAAAATGGGTTTGGATCAGCAACATACCAATAATAGACCAAATTACAGTAACAACAAAGGGTCAAAAATTAggcttttgatatatatatatattttaatttttcaaaactaaatcaAACTTGCATTTAGAACCCATGggactctctctgtctctctctctatgtctGTCTGtctttagctctctctctctctctctcccctttaGAGAGAGTTGGCTTCTTTGAATATTTTCGCCGAGGGAGGGAGGCTTTACGTCTCGCTCCTCCCGGCGGTGGTTACCTCCTAGATTTTTGGGCTATGGAGTGTTTTTGTCCCTCACTAGTGTGAACCAATGGAGGTTAGATCTCTCCCAGCCATTAAGGATGTGGAGATTTGTTCCCCCCGGTAGATCTTCTACCGGTGGTGGTTATTTTTCCCCTAGCCCTCTCATGGCTATGGTGGTTTATATAtgttgctttttcttttctctttttctttgctCTTTCTATTAGATCCTGGCAGATGAATTTACATGGTGGTTGTGATTGGGAGCGGCGTTCTCTGGTGTGTCTCCGGCGAAGCGTCTGGCAGTACTTTTCTTGGTTGTTTCTTTGGAGCCAGATCTATTCTCTTCGGCTGGGTTGTACAAGACACGTGCCTCTTCATGGTGGTCGCCGGCGTCTTCCGATCGCGTAGCCCCAAGCCATGGCCGCATCAGTTTGTCCTGCTCGGCGCGTGGCCATCACGTGCCAGGGAGGTTACTCCATGGACCCGCGCGTGAGGGCCACGGCCTATCCTCAAGGTCTTGGTTGGTGgatgtgacgacccgtttttttttttttttttacaaaacgtaaaaacgagtcatcgcagtggcacgtagcgacagccaacatatggcacatgccccataacatgtacctgataatcatagtatgacatatatctatctatgcagcggaaaacataaatctgaatagcggaaattacaacttgtacatctatcacaaattaattacatcaaAGAGTCATTTAACGTCTATCTgtatgagtcttattaacacattatttacaaaacaactatggctttacaaagaatatgtgacacaaacgtcacaagcaataccaaacctataaaacagtggacaacccgtggtccgacaattacaatcgtcgcggtgagcttcagtcacaatatcccaagcacactgctaccgacccatcgactatatcgaagtacctgcagccaaagaaacattaTCTACACAGTtatggtggtatccacatccacataggtgaaagaatgagttcaccgccttagcatgaaacatactaagacctcagtggtataagactaactgagttttcacaaagaaccaacctctattttatttttagtcgtgcaaacactatattagccacaatttactaACAGCTAatgtagcaaacaccgactattcaaaaaacatttaaaatatactaAATAGCTGGgaaaatatgtagaagttccagtcatccctccttggaagtttccaCATACAGACCCCTCTATGATAATACTTTTCATTggtcgctcagacatatgtgcacacgatcactccatcacagatatcacgtatacacataagtcttaagcaaagaacatggcatcttacttttctatactaggataacatccttcaacaaaacactcgcaacaccatctctaatcgtattccagcttcgtgccttgactgcagtagatcatgagagcaccagagttaaactcaatcatgctaacacgtctttcctgatgaacaagaacagtcaaccttcctactcatagacatgccattactcgcacttgggcagtcatgtatccatgtactttcaagttcaatgtatgctattaacacatgtgaccatccgataaaaatatacataagatctttcatgaagactcttatgcataccaatacgtctagcaaaattACTCATagaataaaaacatcactcataaaacaatgttatatatgttatgcatgaactggggctaaaaatgctgctgatactgatactgttatgctgctggtactgatactgttatgctacTGATactgatactgatactgctaatactgttatgctgctgatatactgatactgctggtatgtatgctctatactacatgctcaatgttccgtgcttgaccagtatatatttcactactgtatcacgCTAAAATCATGCATTTGCTAAATCAcattctcttaaaactaaacaaatacaGCATTTTAtgcaacactttgaaatcattcaaaacatattttatGCTTCTGGAGGTATGAAGTCATTTGAAGCATTTGTCCATAATACTGTATTTTTGCTCGATTCTTTTTATATACCTGCTTTTCCTTCTCCATGCAGTATTTGTGAATGGAAAGTTCTGCAAGGACTCCAAGCTTGTCTCTACCAATGATTTCTTCTTCTCCGGACTAAACATTCCCAGAGACACGTCAAATCCACTTGGATCGACGGTCACTCTCCTCAATATGGACAAAATACTAGGCCTCAACACTTTAGGCATATCCTTGGCTTGGATTGACTTTGCACCATACAGCCTAAATCCTCCCCACATTCACCCTCGTGGAACCGAGATCCTTGTAGTCCTAGAGGGTACTCTATTAGTTGGCTTTGTCACATCCAACACAGATAACCGTCTCTTCACCAAAGTTCTTAACGCTGGAGACGTCTTTGTCTTCCCAATTGGTCTCATTCACTTCCAGTTTAATACTGGGCATACCAATGCCGTAGCCATTGCCGGTCTCAGCAGCCAAAATCCTGGGGTCATCACCATAGCAAATGCAGTCTTTGGATCTAATCCTCCAATCAATCCTGATGTTCTCGCCAGGGCCTTCCAACTAGACAGAAACGTGATTAATTATCTTCAGAAAAAGTTCTAGTGGGAAAATAACTAGAATGATATTTGTAATTTCCAATAATGAATCATTAGATGGTTCAGATAGAGCTTGCCATTATTCCCTTCTTGTAACACCATATCAATAACTTTAATGAATCAAAATTCTTTCTTATATGCtgtttctcctttttctttttttgtcacGAAGTGATAATTGAGGTAGAACAAGTGCACGATTAAAGTTAATTACATTTTGAATCCACAATGTTTGAGACATCACTTTTAACTTCTCTCGATACATGCCCTTCATATATTCTCTTTtacatgtttacaactcacatgaaatacctTTTAGACAATTGTGAACTCTACTTTGTGAAAATTAGTGATTAATTaataggaaaatgaaaatgatgtaCTTTGTAAATACAAGCATATAAAAGACAGTGAAAAAtgattgcatcgtatgacaggGTACACTGGGACGTGCGGGATAACGATCATGGACTTACTGTACAGGTTAACGCTATGGTCAAaggcgctttttttttttttttttttttttttttattttttatttttttattttttatttatttatttatgtttggcCTTCACGTACATCCCAGTATTTAATTAGTGGTCACTTTAGACGTACATCATTAGCAGTGTGGGACATCCGAGGTCGGACTCTTTCGAGCTACAATTGATGGACGCTAGCGTACAATCTACGAGGAACTagtattgtattacaggtcccttGG
The sequence above is drawn from the Alnus glutinosa chromosome 11, dhAlnGlut1.1, whole genome shotgun sequence genome and encodes:
- the LOC133881047 gene encoding germin-like protein subfamily 1 member 7; this encodes MQHFEIIQNIFYASGVFVNGKFCKDSKLVSTNDFFFSGLNIPRDTSNPLGSTVTLLNMDKILGLNTLGISLAWIDFAPYSLNPPHIHPRGTEILVVLEGTLLVGFVTSNTDNRLFTKVLNAGDVFVFPIGLIHFQFNTGHTNAVAIAGLSSQNPGVITIANAVFGSNPPINPDVLARAFQLDRNVINYLQKKF